A region from the Leucoraja erinacea ecotype New England chromosome 18, Leri_hhj_1, whole genome shotgun sequence genome encodes:
- the gatd1 gene encoding glutamine amidotransferase-like class 1 domain-containing protein 1 has protein sequence MSSKPSCLMVLSAAAGGVSAQSFHQSFVLCSTAFNLQIATPGGKPMEFVELDENNIRWINDFRMKPYSNPAKLESIDGARYNAILIPNCPGAMVDLATSGYLAKILQNFCAEKKPICVVGHGVAALCCATNQEKSWIFQGYSLTGPSVFELVRRTDFASLPIIVEDFVKDSGATFSASEPDAVHVVVDRHLITGQNDHSTLIAVQNLILFCNVRK, from the exons ATGTCGTCCAAACCCAGCTGCCTGATGGTGTTGAGCGCGGCGGCCGGAG GAGTATCTGCTCAGTCATTTCATCAATCCTTTGTGCTCTGTAGCACAGCTTTTAACCTGCAGATTGCTACTCCAGGG GGGAAGCCAATGGAATTTGTGGAGCTGGATGAGAATAATATTCGGTGGATAAACGATTTTCGCATGAAGCCTTATTCCAATCCGGCCAAGTTGGAGTCAATAGATG GTGCCAGGTACAATGCCATCTTGATTCCTAATTGTCCTGGTGCCATGGTGGACCTTGCGACCAGCGGATACCTGGCCAAGATTCTTCAGAATTTCTGCGCTGAGAAAA AGCCAATTTGTGTGGTGGGACATGGAGTTGCTGCTTTGTGCTGCGCTACCAACCAAGAAAAGTCATGGATATTCCAGGGCTATAGCTTGACTGGG CCCTCGGTCTTTGAGCTGGTGAGGAGAACAGATTTTGCGAGCCTTCCAATCATAGTGGAGGACTTTGTGAAAGATTCGGGAGCCACCTTCAGTG CGAGCGAACCAGATGCGGTCCATGTGGTGGTTGACAGACACCTAATAACTGGACAGAATGATCACTCTACTCTCATTGCAGTCCAGAACCTCATCCTATTCTGTAACGTCAG gAAATGA
- the LOC129706001 gene encoding CUB and zona pellucida-like domain-containing protein 1 translates to MVAGFPEEQPRAADLQCLPDSMIVCVPRTLMANLPDDRLQLNDASCNVTGNSTHLLLVIPLSGCGTVLLEDKSNYIFTNKIFSRRRDESSEQPNWVMVPLMCKFLRSTNASEETKVQKSTTDKVFRVCSFEIQFSKEFNSSWWTAGPDSPFNATSEDHLYISIVANSNESSRSLHVESCQISEQHNSSAGVTLLQQGCLNYSTVEEHQTDNQKEKVYSVKLSSLPWHTAQVFVTCSVLLCAHAPSPHPCTQGCVPGTGPWADQSALQQVRAGPVHITKDLGPNYAVITVGLALAGAVVYIVLILLKRSFVGLYYRGSVRSSQSRRF, encoded by the exons atggTTGCAGGTTTTCCTGAAGAACAGCCACGTGCCGCAG ATCTGCAGTGTTTGCCCGATTCCATGATTGTGTGTGTCCCAAGAACTTTGATGGCGAACCTACCAGACGATCGCTTGCAGCTCAACGATGCTTCCTGTAACGTCACTGGCAATAGCACTCATCTGCTGCTAGTCATTCCCCTCTCGGGGTGCGGCACTGTGTTACTG GAAGATAAATCCAATTACATCTTCACAAATAAAATCTTCAGTCGGAGGAGAGATGAAAGTTCAGAGCAGCCAAATTGGGTAATGGTCCCGTTGATGTGCAAGTTCCTTCGATCCACCAATGCTAGTGAAGAGACCAAGGTGCAGAAGAGTACCACGGACAAGGTCTTTAGAGTCTGCAGCTTTGAAATACAGTTCAGCAAAGAGTTCAACTCGAGTTGGTGGACAGCTGGACCAGACTCCCCATTTAATGCCACCAGCGAGGACCATTTATACATCAGCATCGTTGCCAACAGCAATGAGTCTTCCCGCTCGCTCCACGTGGAGTCTTGTCAGATATCAGAGCAGCACAATTCTTCAGCAGGAGTCACACTCTTACAACAGGG CTGCCTAAACTACAGCACAGTGGAGGAACATCAGACCGACAATCAAAAAGAGAAAGTATACTCTGTCAAACTATCCTCTTTACCGTGGCACACTGCCCAG GTGTTTGTCACTTGCAGTGTGCTGCTCTGTGCCCATGCACCCAGCCCCCACCCATGCACACAGGGGTGTGTCCCTGGCACTGGCCCATGGGCAGACCAGTCAGCTCTTCAACAGGTCAGGGCTGGACCAGTGCACATCACAAAGGACTTGG GTCCCAACTATGCTGTCATTACAGTCGGGCTGGCGTTGGCAGGCGCCGTGGTCTACATCGTTTTGATCCTGTTGAAGAGATCATTTGTGGGACTGTACTACAGAGGAAGCGTTAGATCCTCCCAATCCAGGCGATTCTGA